The Chryseobacterium indicum genome includes a window with the following:
- the glyA gene encoding serine hydroxymethyltransferase, which translates to MDIIFDLIEKERLRQTHGIEMIASENFVSENVMKAMGSVLTNKYAEGYPGKRYYGGCEVVDEVETLAINRAKELFGVEYANVQPHSGSQANAAVYLAVLKPGDKIMGMDLSMGGHLTHGSSVNFSGIQYDVVSYGVEKESGLIDYDQMREVALREKPKMLIAGFSAYSRDLDYAKFREVADEIGATLWADIAHPAGLVAKGLLNNPFEYCHVVTTTTHKTLRGPRGGMIMMGKDFENTYGHKTPKGEIKMMSQVLDGAVFPGIQGGPLEHVIAGKAVAFGEALDDRFLIYAKQVQSNAQALAKAMIDRGFDIVSGGTDNHLMLVDLRNKNVNGKETEKALVLADITCNKNMVPFDDKSPFTTSGIRLGTAAITTRGLKENDMDTIAGLISDVVDNIKNEEVITSVRKKVNELMEGKALFNY; encoded by the coding sequence ATGGATATTATTTTCGACCTGATTGAAAAGGAAAGACTAAGACAAACTCATGGTATTGAGATGATTGCATCAGAAAATTTTGTTTCTGAGAATGTAATGAAAGCTATGGGAAGCGTATTGACCAACAAATATGCTGAAGGGTATCCCGGAAAAAGATATTATGGAGGTTGTGAAGTTGTAGACGAGGTTGAAACTTTGGCAATCAACAGAGCTAAAGAACTTTTCGGAGTAGAATATGCGAATGTTCAGCCCCACTCCGGATCTCAGGCGAATGCGGCAGTTTACTTAGCGGTTTTGAAACCGGGAGATAAGATTATGGGAATGGATCTCTCTATGGGAGGGCACCTTACGCATGGTTCTTCGGTTAATTTTTCAGGAATTCAATATGACGTTGTTTCTTATGGGGTTGAAAAGGAAAGTGGGCTTATTGATTACGATCAGATGAGAGAAGTTGCATTGAGGGAAAAGCCTAAGATGCTGATTGCCGGTTTTTCTGCTTATTCAAGAGATTTAGACTATGCAAAATTCAGAGAAGTTGCTGATGAAATCGGAGCTACACTTTGGGCTGATATTGCCCATCCTGCAGGTCTGGTGGCAAAAGGTCTTTTGAACAATCCATTTGAATACTGTCACGTTGTTACTACAACTACTCATAAGACGCTAAGAGGACCAAGAGGTGGAATGATCATGATGGGGAAAGATTTTGAGAATACTTACGGTCATAAAACTCCAAAAGGAGAAATCAAAATGATGAGTCAGGTTCTTGATGGTGCTGTTTTTCCTGGTATTCAGGGAGGTCCGCTGGAGCACGTTATTGCAGGTAAGGCGGTTGCTTTCGGTGAAGCATTGGACGATCGGTTCTTAATCTACGCAAAACAGGTTCAGTCTAACGCACAGGCTTTGGCTAAAGCAATGATCGACAGAGGTTTTGATATTGTAAGCGGAGGAACAGACAATCACCTAATGCTGGTTGATCTTAGAAATAAAAATGTAAACGGAAAAGAGACCGAAAAAGCACTTGTTCTTGCGGATATTACGTGTAACAAAAATATGGTTCCTTTTGATGATAAATCTCCATTTACAACATCAGGGATCAGATTGGGTACTGCAGCGATTACAACAAGAGGTCTGAAAGAGAATGATATGGACACTATTGCCGGATTAATTTCTGATGTGGTAGATAATATCAAAAATGAAGAAGTTATAACTTCTGTCAGAAAAAAAGTAAATGAATTAATGGAGGGTAAAGCTTTATTCAACTATTAA
- a CDS encoding regulatory protein RecX, which produces MEKKSFTFDEIKMKLVNYCVYQDRCHAEVEQKMREFLLIDEAKEEILLYLMKENYLNEERFTRSYIRGKFYIKHWGRKKIKIHLKQKQISDKLINLCFDEIDEDDYGKTIRRIYQDYYDKQSGLKEYQRKAKTIKYLMSRGFEYEKIIDNFDNA; this is translated from the coding sequence ATGGAGAAAAAGTCTTTCACTTTTGACGAGATTAAAATGAAGCTGGTAAACTATTGTGTTTATCAGGATCGTTGCCATGCAGAAGTTGAACAGAAAATGAGGGAGTTTCTCCTGATTGATGAAGCGAAAGAAGAAATTTTGCTTTATCTGATGAAAGAAAATTATCTGAATGAAGAACGTTTTACGAGAAGTTATATTCGCGGAAAATTTTACATTAAACATTGGGGGAGAAAAAAGATTAAAATTCATCTTAAACAGAAACAGATATCAGATAAGTTAATTAATCTGTGTTTTGACGAAATTGATGAAGATGATTACGGTAAAACGATCCGTAGAATTTATCAGGATTATTATGATAAACAGAGCGGACTGAAAGAATATCAAAGAAAAGCCAAAACAATTAAATATTTAATGAGCAGGGGCTTTGAATATGAGAAAATAATTGATAATTTTGACAACGCATAA
- a CDS encoding DegT/DnrJ/EryC1/StrS family aminotransferase, with protein MKEERIWLSPPHMGGSELKYIKEAFDTNWISQFGNNIDHFENILEEYLGENSFVAALSSGTAAIHLALRLLNVEEGDFVICQSFTFVASVNPVLYLKAVPILVDSEPSTFNLCPNALEDAVKFCLQKGKKPKAIIAVSLYGMPFMVDEILEISRKYDIPLIEDSAEALGSKYNNQACGTFGDLSIISFNGNKIITTSGGGILISKSQITKNRTIYLATQAKENEDFYSHSELGYNYRISNISAGIGRGQMEVLEERIRARRENHVFYKELFESFDDLHLFSEPSAKFYSNYWLNVILIDGEYWDKKKMRSIFYENSIETRYLWKPMHLQVLYKDCIFFGSNISGAFFDRGLCLPSGSNITENCKERITRALYDYRN; from the coding sequence TTGAAAGAGGAGAGAATCTGGCTCTCACCTCCGCATATGGGAGGCAGTGAGCTTAAATATATAAAAGAAGCATTTGATACCAACTGGATTTCTCAGTTTGGGAATAATATAGATCATTTTGAGAATATTCTTGAAGAATATTTGGGTGAAAATTCTTTTGTGGCTGCTCTTTCCTCCGGAACGGCTGCTATACATTTAGCTTTGAGATTATTAAACGTAGAAGAAGGAGATTTTGTGATCTGCCAGTCTTTTACTTTTGTAGCATCTGTAAATCCCGTATTATATTTAAAAGCTGTTCCCATTCTTGTAGACAGTGAACCTTCAACATTTAATTTATGTCCTAATGCGTTGGAAGACGCTGTGAAATTTTGCCTGCAGAAAGGAAAAAAACCTAAGGCTATTATTGCAGTAAGTCTTTACGGAATGCCTTTTATGGTAGACGAAATTTTAGAAATTTCCAGAAAATACGATATTCCGCTTATTGAAGACAGTGCAGAAGCTTTAGGCAGTAAGTACAACAATCAGGCATGTGGAACTTTTGGCGATTTATCCATTATCAGTTTTAACGGAAATAAAATCATTACTACTTCCGGTGGAGGAATTCTTATTTCGAAAAGCCAGATTACCAAGAACAGAACCATTTATCTTGCTACGCAGGCTAAAGAAAATGAGGATTTTTACAGTCATTCAGAATTAGGATATAATTACCGGATCAGCAATATTTCAGCTGGCATCGGAAGGGGACAGATGGAAGTGCTTGAAGAAAGGATTCGGGCAAGGCGGGAAAATCACGTTTTTTATAAGGAATTATTTGAAAGTTTTGATGATCTTCATTTATTTTCTGAACCTTCTGCAAAATTTTATTCAAATTATTGGTTGAATGTAATTTTGATTGATGGAGAATATTGGGATAAAAAAAAAATGCGAAGCATATTTTATGAAAATAGTATAGAAACCAGATATTTATGGAAGCCAATGCATCTGCAGGTGCTTTATAAAGACTGTATTTTTTTTGGCAGTAATATTTCTGGTGCTTTTTTTGATAGAGGTCTGTGTCTTCCGTCAGGAAGTAATATTACGGAAAATTGTAAAGAAAGAATTACCAGAGCGTTATATGACTATAGAAATTAA
- a CDS encoding polysaccharide biosynthesis protein — protein MYDSLRKKIFGGDNVVSLSDVRYLPRWIILIIDIIILVVSLFLSTYIIEKITQKEFIYDDKNLVFLSIIIVNVFYMYIFKTYAGIIRHSTFTDLFKLLTSCFCTMATVATVNIFYFWFTGGKFILTPYLILFFIISFMGLFLFRLYVKEFFHIVREYRRSTLKKRILVLGIDEQSIAIARAILDNPSLPYHVVGFLTQRSDSKRASLLGKPILSKEKIEGHTKEELVVDGVIIIKEMMSKDEMNSWVNLFLEKDLNIFKAPSVQKLRDSDLGGSIRNLQIEDLLNRKPIKIESEDVRSRHFNKTILVTGGAGSIGSEIVRQVAQFNPSLIVVLDQAETPLYDIELEMREKFPHITFKFVLADVSNKHRIEPLFQMYNFSMVYHAAAYKHVPLVEENPHEGIIVNVLGSRIIATLSSKYKVNRFVMVSTDKAVNPTNVMGASKRAAELFVQSLQNVEGNKTKFITTRFGNVLGSNGSVIPYFKKQIEAGGPVTITHPDIVRYFMTIPEACELVLQAGTMGHGGEIFVFDMGEPVKILDLARRMIKLSGFEPNIDIKIIYTGLRLGEKLYEELLSDDAKTLPTHNDKIMISKDPSMEFSEIESMINLVTKAAIKRDKVEVVRILKTIVPEFRSNNSIYEILDK, from the coding sequence ATGTACGATTCTCTTAGAAAGAAGATTTTTGGAGGAGATAATGTTGTCAGTCTCTCTGATGTAAGATATTTACCCAGATGGATAATATTAATAATTGATATTATTATTCTGGTAGTATCCTTATTTTTATCTACCTACATTATAGAAAAAATTACCCAAAAGGAATTTATCTACGATGATAAGAATCTTGTATTTTTATCAATTATTATCGTGAATGTTTTTTATATGTATATTTTTAAGACTTATGCAGGAATAATCAGACATTCAACATTCACCGATCTTTTTAAACTTCTGACTTCATGCTTCTGTACGATGGCTACCGTAGCAACAGTCAATATTTTTTATTTCTGGTTCACTGGAGGAAAATTCATTCTAACACCATATCTGATACTTTTTTTCATTATTTCCTTTATGGGATTATTTCTATTCAGATTATATGTGAAAGAATTTTTTCATATTGTAAGAGAATATAGAAGAAGTACCCTTAAAAAGAGAATTCTTGTTTTAGGGATTGATGAGCAGTCCATAGCCATTGCAAGAGCTATTTTGGATAATCCAAGCCTTCCTTATCATGTGGTGGGATTTCTTACTCAGAGATCAGATTCTAAGAGAGCATCACTGTTAGGAAAACCAATCCTTTCAAAAGAAAAAATTGAAGGACATACAAAGGAAGAATTGGTTGTAGACGGAGTGATCATTATAAAAGAAATGATGTCTAAAGACGAAATGAATTCGTGGGTGAATCTGTTTCTGGAAAAAGATCTTAATATTTTTAAAGCTCCATCCGTCCAAAAACTTAGAGACAGTGATCTGGGAGGATCTATCAGGAATCTGCAAATTGAAGATTTACTGAACAGGAAGCCAATTAAAATTGAAAGTGAAGATGTAAGAAGCAGACACTTTAATAAAACAATTTTAGTAACAGGAGGTGCAGGATCTATCGGTAGTGAAATTGTTAGACAGGTTGCACAATTTAATCCCTCTCTTATCGTTGTATTAGATCAGGCTGAAACACCTTTATACGATATTGAACTTGAAATGAGAGAAAAGTTTCCTCATATCACTTTTAAGTTCGTCTTAGCGGATGTTTCCAATAAACATAGAATTGAGCCATTATTCCAAATGTATAATTTTTCTATGGTATATCATGCAGCGGCATATAAACATGTACCATTGGTTGAAGAAAATCCGCATGAAGGAATTATAGTAAATGTATTAGGCTCCAGAATTATAGCAACACTTTCCAGTAAGTATAAGGTGAATAGATTTGTAATGGTATCAACAGATAAAGCTGTAAACCCTACCAATGTGATGGGAGCTTCTAAAAGAGCTGCGGAATTATTTGTTCAATCATTACAGAATGTAGAAGGAAATAAAACCAAATTTATCACAACAAGATTCGGAAATGTTTTAGGATCTAACGGATCGGTTATTCCTTATTTTAAAAAGCAAATTGAGGCAGGAGGCCCGGTAACAATTACTCATCCGGATATTGTAAGATATTTCATGACAATACCGGAAGCTTGTGAACTTGTTCTTCAGGCAGGAACAATGGGGCATGGAGGAGAGATTTTTGTTTTTGATATGGGAGAGCCTGTTAAAATTTTGGATCTCGCAAGGAGAATGATAAAATTATCAGGATTCGAACCTAATATTGATATTAAAATTATTTATACGGGACTGAGACTCGGAGAAAAATTATATGAAGAGCTTTTGAGTGATGATGCAAAAACGCTGCCAACACATAATGATAAAATTATGATCTCAAAAGATCCAAGTATGGAATTTTCGGAGATAGAATCTATGATAAATCTTGTTACTAAGGCTGCTATCAAAAGAGATAAAGTGGAAGTGGTAAGAATTCTAAAAACCATTGTTCCCGAGTTTAGAAGTAACAATTCTATTTATGAAATACTGGATAAATAG
- a CDS encoding polysaccharide biosynthesis/export family protein — MMKGKILAVLLAVALVSCKTNPSAHNDLNYMQNIENVAIDASAKNSQNTIQPGDQLIILITAKDMDVVKPFNQNYSSSEFVQTNALAGGNTPNQGTVSVSGPSYFVDTNGDIDFPILGKLNTTNKTLAEFKEELKNKASQFIVNPTVNVRHVNFKVTVLGEVNRQGDYTISNGHATILNALGLAGDLTMYGRRTDVLVIRTENGQITHGRVNLQDANLINSPYYNLKQGDAIIVSANNTKDITSKQNPNTPIILSAISIGVTAIAVVVSLFKK; from the coding sequence ATGATGAAAGGTAAAATACTGGCTGTATTACTGGCAGTTGCATTAGTTTCGTGCAAAACCAATCCCAGCGCACACAACGATCTGAATTATATGCAGAATATAGAAAATGTTGCAATAGATGCTTCTGCTAAAAATTCTCAAAATACTATTCAACCGGGAGATCAATTAATTATTCTGATTACTGCAAAAGATATGGATGTGGTTAAACCATTTAACCAAAATTATTCTTCTTCAGAATTTGTTCAGACTAATGCTCTTGCAGGAGGCAATACTCCTAATCAGGGAACTGTAAGTGTTTCCGGACCATCGTATTTTGTAGATACTAACGGAGATATTGATTTTCCTATTTTAGGAAAATTAAATACAACCAATAAAACTTTGGCTGAATTTAAAGAGGAATTAAAGAATAAGGCTTCCCAATTTATTGTTAATCCTACAGTTAATGTTAGACATGTAAACTTTAAAGTAACTGTTTTAGGGGAAGTAAACAGACAGGGTGACTATACGATTTCTAACGGGCACGCTACCATCTTAAATGCTTTAGGACTTGCGGGGGATCTTACTATGTATGGAAGAAGAACCGATGTTTTGGTAATAAGAACAGAAAATGGGCAGATTACTCACGGAAGAGTAAATCTTCAGGATGCAAATCTTATTAACTCGCCTTACTATAATTTAAAGCAAGGAGATGCCATTATAGTTTCTGCAAATAATACAAAAGATATAACTTCTAAACAAAATCCTAATACTCCAATTATTTTATCGGCTATTTCCATAGGTGTAACGGCGATTGCGGTAGTGGTGAGTTTATTTAAGAAATAA
- a CDS encoding GumC family protein yields the protein MEQNNHVVVEAQDSELHIREIIQPYLKRWYWFLASVVIALLGAYLYLRKQVPVFEVASTVLIKDSKSNGGGTQDFAVLRDISGIGKIGSNGVENEMEIFKSKKLTKEVVKSLGLETDIFKGDVKHELFGKTSPIKVRVVQEKETKSKVSRLISLKINGDNLQLSAEGMPAINSTYNKVISLPFANIIILKNQEYITSKKDDEILLDISTLEDKTNRYQAALNVSLINKDATVIKLAMNYAETDKAKAIINKLVQIYNQNAVLDKNTESSNTAQFIDERITQVGRDLGQVENEKERFKQSNQISDIETEIKLGLETNAAAKSKEIEINAQLELTDALLGYVSNQNSYQTLPSNVGLNNPSATANIGAYNQLVLERNRLLENATPQNPLVVDVTKQINNIRGSVIQSLQKNRTGLQLAKNGLSSEQNTISGKIAKVPAQEKLFRSIERQQQIKESLYLLLLQKREETAISMAVTAPKARIVDEAYVGNLVAPKSMIVMLSGFLLGFIVPIAFIYIKQLFNDKVKTKHDLERLTNRKPIIGEIPSMERGQDELVKMNDLSPMAESFRILITNMNFMFPKNIKKGRTVFVTSTVKGEGKTHVSVNLALTMATPKKKIIIIGSDIRNPQLQRYNTTRKGLAGLTEFLYDDQVSVEDIVHQSAFNPYLDVIFSGSIPPNPTELLSNGRYEDLLADLQGTYDYIIIDTAPLMLVTDTLLIANMADVTLYVTRSRHTEKSLIDFANKQVEGHKIKNVAFILNDVNKEYFAYGNKYGYGYTATDDRSFFDKVKSIFTKNDENK from the coding sequence ATGGAACAAAACAATCATGTAGTTGTTGAGGCACAAGATTCTGAATTACATATCCGTGAAATAATACAACCCTATTTAAAGCGTTGGTACTGGTTTTTAGCGAGTGTTGTCATTGCACTTTTAGGAGCCTATCTATATCTTAGAAAACAGGTTCCTGTGTTTGAAGTTGCTTCTACGGTGCTTATAAAAGATTCTAAATCCAATGGAGGAGGAACTCAGGATTTCGCAGTACTTAGAGATATTTCAGGCATCGGAAAAATAGGAAGTAATGGCGTTGAAAATGAGATGGAAATTTTCAAATCTAAAAAGCTAACCAAAGAAGTTGTAAAAAGCTTAGGACTAGAAACCGATATTTTTAAAGGAGATGTTAAGCATGAACTTTTTGGGAAAACTTCACCTATTAAAGTAAGAGTAGTTCAGGAAAAGGAAACTAAATCAAAAGTTTCTCGTTTAATTTCGCTGAAAATAAATGGAGATAATCTTCAGCTCAGCGCAGAAGGTATGCCTGCAATTAATTCTACTTACAACAAAGTTATAAGTTTACCATTTGCGAATATAATTATACTTAAAAATCAAGAGTATATTACAAGCAAAAAAGATGATGAAATACTACTTGATATCTCTACTCTTGAAGATAAAACAAATAGATATCAGGCAGCTTTGAATGTATCTCTCATCAACAAAGATGCTACTGTTATAAAGCTGGCAATGAACTATGCCGAAACAGATAAAGCTAAGGCTATTATCAATAAACTCGTACAGATATATAATCAAAATGCGGTATTGGATAAAAATACAGAATCTAGTAATACTGCTCAGTTTATTGATGAAAGAATAACTCAGGTTGGGAGAGACTTAGGTCAGGTAGAAAATGAGAAGGAAAGGTTTAAGCAAAGCAATCAGATTTCAGACATTGAAACTGAAATTAAGTTGGGGTTAGAAACAAATGCTGCAGCTAAAAGTAAAGAAATTGAAATTAATGCTCAGCTGGAGCTTACAGATGCATTGCTTGGCTATGTATCTAACCAAAATTCTTATCAGACACTTCCGAGTAATGTTGGGCTAAATAATCCCAGCGCAACGGCTAATATAGGTGCTTATAATCAATTGGTTTTGGAAAGAAACAGGTTGTTGGAGAATGCAACACCACAAAACCCTTTAGTTGTAGATGTTACAAAACAGATTAATAATATTCGTGGTTCGGTAATTCAAAGCTTACAGAAAAACAGAACAGGACTTCAGTTAGCCAAAAACGGATTATCGTCTGAGCAGAATACGATATCAGGAAAGATTGCTAAAGTTCCTGCACAGGAAAAGCTATTTAGAAGTATTGAAAGACAACAGCAGATTAAAGAATCTTTATATCTTCTTCTTTTACAGAAAAGGGAAGAAACTGCAATATCAATGGCTGTTACTGCTCCAAAAGCAAGGATTGTAGATGAAGCTTACGTTGGAAATCTTGTTGCTCCAAAGTCAATGATTGTAATGTTATCTGGATTTCTTCTCGGATTCATTGTACCAATAGCTTTTATTTACATAAAGCAATTATTTAATGATAAGGTTAAAACGAAACATGATCTTGAAAGACTGACAAACAGAAAACCAATCATAGGAGAAATTCCTAGTATGGAAAGAGGACAAGATGAGTTGGTAAAAATGAATGATCTTTCCCCAATGGCGGAGTCTTTCAGAATTTTAATTACCAACATGAATTTCATGTTCCCTAAAAATATCAAGAAAGGAAGAACTGTGTTTGTAACTTCAACCGTAAAAGGGGAGGGTAAAACGCACGTGTCGGTAAACCTTGCATTAACGATGGCAACTCCTAAGAAGAAGATCATCATCATTGGTTCAGATATAAGAAACCCTCAGTTACAAAGGTATAATACGACAAGAAAAGGTTTAGCCGGACTTACAGAGTTTCTTTATGATGACCAGGTTTCTGTAGAAGATATTGTACACCAGAGTGCATTTAATCCCTATTTGGATGTAATTTTCTCAGGAAGTATTCCTCCAAACCCGACAGAATTGTTATCTAACGGAAGATATGAAGATCTTCTTGCAGACCTTCAAGGTACTTATGATTATATTATCATTGATACTGCTCCATTAATGCTGGTTACGGATACATTGTTAATTGCAAATATGGCAGATGTAACGCTATATGTAACAAGATCGAGACATACTGAAAAATCTCTGATTGATTTTGCCAACAAACAGGTGGAAGGACACAAAATAAAGAATGTTGCTTTTATATTGAATGACGTAAACAAAGAGTACTTTGCTTATGGAAACAAATACGGGTACGGATATACAGCAACAGATGACAGAAGCTTTTTTGATAAGGTAAAAAGCATTTTTACTAAAAATGATGAAAACAAATAA
- a CDS encoding nucleotide sugar dehydrogenase yields MKTNKDFKIAVIGQGYVGLPLALEFSKHLPVYGFDINIKRIEELKEGEDHTLEANSEEIKECLSIAVKSNFTKGYIPSCSLEEIANANVYIVTVPTPIDRFNSPDLSLLTKASEMLGRILKKDDIVIYESTVYPGCTEEECIPILEKESGLKLNVDFYVGYSPERIVPGDKVNTLVTIKKVTSGSTPEIAESIDKLYQLIIKAGTHKAPSIKVAEASKAIENAQRDVNISFVNELALIFDRIGIDTHDVLEAAGTKFNFLKYRPGLVGGHCISVDPYYLAHKAGQLGYHPQVILSGRRVNDMMPEFIAGKVVKLMIQKGIQIKNANALILGITFKENCPDIRNTKVINIYSELKQYGLNVDIYDPWADKDEVKSEYGVETLENFIKDKKYEVIVLAVSHKEFKTFDISSLKTNKSVLFDVKAFLDRESVDARL; encoded by the coding sequence ATGAAAACAAATAAAGATTTTAAAATTGCCGTAATCGGTCAGGGTTATGTTGGGCTTCCATTAGCTCTGGAATTTTCAAAACACTTACCTGTTTACGGATTTGATATTAATATCAAAAGAATTGAGGAGCTTAAAGAGGGTGAAGATCATACTTTAGAAGCTAATTCTGAAGAAATAAAAGAGTGTCTGAGTATTGCAGTTAAAAGTAATTTCACAAAAGGATATATACCATCTTGTTCTTTGGAGGAAATTGCAAACGCAAATGTATACATTGTAACAGTTCCTACGCCGATAGACCGATTTAATTCTCCTGATCTTAGCCTGTTGACAAAGGCAAGTGAAATGTTAGGTAGAATTCTTAAAAAAGATGATATTGTGATTTATGAATCTACCGTATATCCTGGATGTACAGAAGAAGAATGTATTCCGATATTAGAAAAAGAATCAGGACTAAAGCTTAATGTCGATTTTTATGTCGGATATTCACCCGAAAGAATAGTTCCTGGAGATAAAGTAAACACTTTGGTGACCATTAAAAAAGTCACATCCGGTTCTACACCCGAAATCGCTGAAAGTATAGATAAACTATATCAGCTGATTATTAAAGCAGGAACCCATAAAGCGCCAAGTATTAAAGTAGCCGAAGCTTCAAAAGCAATTGAAAATGCTCAAAGGGATGTAAATATTTCTTTTGTAAACGAATTAGCATTAATTTTTGACAGAATCGGTATAGATACCCATGATGTTTTAGAAGCTGCCGGTACAAAATTTAATTTTTTAAAATATCGTCCCGGTTTAGTAGGAGGACATTGCATTTCAGTAGACCCTTATTATCTTGCTCATAAAGCAGGGCAGCTTGGTTATCATCCACAGGTAATTTTAAGCGGCAGGAGAGTAAATGATATGATGCCGGAATTCATTGCTGGAAAGGTTGTGAAATTAATGATTCAGAAGGGTATTCAGATTAAAAATGCAAATGCTCTGATATTAGGAATTACTTTTAAAGAAAATTGTCCCGATATTAGAAATACAAAAGTCATCAATATCTATTCTGAGCTTAAACAGTATGGTCTTAATGTGGATATTTATGATCCGTGGGCAGATAAAGACGAAGTCAAATCTGAATATGGAGTTGAAACTCTTGAAAATTTTATAAAAGATAAGAAATATGAGGTAATTGTTTTAGCAGTTTCTCATAAAGAGTTTAAAACATTTGATATCAGTTCTTTAAAAACAAATAAGTCAGTTCTTTTTGATGTTAAGGCATTTCTCGATAGAGAGTCCGTAGACGCAAGATTATAG
- a CDS encoding oligosaccharide flippase family protein: MEKLALVKKIFNNKERNILIFSQILNGILGLVLGKTIAVFFTAEEFGFFNLQFALYTFFFSFFLAPFLQYMKVYINKENFSLLGFSYPARIFFSLFAFCAISIIVLFIIFYKSDFTLALIVLTTLLFNFLFNLYTDYFNLKGNLTIFSYSNIIKSIVSLIVVFFFYKVVKASSIHVLWLVQLLGFFMGIVFFYKHYKFFFVKKIQYKFNELLNDYLKYTWPLMLLAFWGWVNSYVDRYIIGYYMQTKDVGIYNANLGLGSKVFLLLNPIFLALITPSIFSSNYGLTEKKKIIIKYSLVYAGVAFFILSVLYFGHDFFGILLLSKNYQEGFYIIFWSALAYYFLTSSYIFEVYFYAHNKTKVILFTNIASALVSIVINFILIPRLGLTGAAFGLVTGTLAKYIITCLIFRNLKE; encoded by the coding sequence GTGGAGAAGTTAGCATTGGTTAAAAAAATATTTAATAATAAAGAGCGGAATATCTTAATATTTTCTCAAATACTTAATGGTATTTTGGGATTAGTTTTAGGAAAAACTATTGCAGTTTTTTTTACAGCAGAAGAATTTGGATTTTTTAATCTTCAATTTGCTCTTTATACATTTTTTTTCTCTTTTTTCTTAGCTCCTTTTTTACAATATATGAAGGTTTATATCAATAAAGAGAATTTTTCTTTACTAGGATTTTCTTATCCTGCGAGAATTTTTTTTTCTCTCTTTGCTTTCTGTGCTATTTCAATAATAGTACTCTTTATTATTTTTTATAAATCGGATTTTACTTTAGCTTTAATAGTTCTCACAACATTATTATTTAATTTTTTATTTAATTTATACACAGATTATTTTAATCTTAAAGGTAACTTGACAATATTTTCTTACAGTAATATAATAAAAAGTATTGTCTCTCTTATTGTAGTATTTTTTTTCTATAAGGTTGTAAAAGCTTCTTCAATACACGTTTTGTGGCTTGTTCAGCTTTTAGGTTTTTTTATGGGAATTGTATTTTTTTATAAGCACTATAAATTCTTTTTTGTAAAAAAAATTCAATACAAATTCAATGAATTACTTAATGATTACTTAAAATATACCTGGCCTTTGATGCTTCTTGCTTTTTGGGGATGGGTAAACAGTTATGTAGACAGATACATTATAGGTTACTATATGCAGACTAAAGATGTAGGTATTTATAATGCAAATTTAGGTTTGGGTTCAAAAGTGTTTTTACTTTTAAATCCCATATTTTTAGCATTAATAACTCCAAGCATCTTTTCTTCGAATTATGGACTTACTGAAAAAAAGAAAATAATTATAAAATATTCTCTGGTATATGCAGGCGTAGCATTTTTTATACTTTCTGTCTTATATTTCGGACATGATTTTTTCGGAATACTTCTTCTATCAAAAAATTATCAGGAAGGTTTTTATATCATTTTCTGGTCAGCATTGGCTTATTACTTTCTCACCAGTTCGTATATTTTTGAAGTCTATTTTTATGCTCATAATAAGACCAAAGTTATACTTTTTACAAATATTGCTTCAGCGTTAGTAAGTATAGTTATAAATTTTATTTTGATACCTCGCTTAGGACTCACAGGAGCTGCATTTGGATTAGTTACTGGTACATTGGCAAAATATATTATTACATGTTTAATATTTAGAAATTTAAAAGAATGA